Proteins from one Paenibacillus amylolyticus genomic window:
- a CDS encoding GNAT family N-acetyltransferase — translation MSNNVEAPVLMIRECELRDAEAVTGLMREVSYPTTANVMKERIECLETNPNACMLVAEVDEQIIGVIGLQCVQSHAYPEPAAQITSLIVGQEHRGGGIGRRLMARAEDWGRQQGGKQLFVTGANREVTSTTYSFYEHIGFQKRGYRFSKVLL, via the coding sequence ATGTCCAATAATGTTGAGGCCCCTGTACTGATGATCCGAGAGTGTGAACTGCGAGATGCTGAAGCGGTAACGGGATTGATGCGAGAGGTCAGCTATCCGACAACAGCCAATGTCATGAAAGAACGCATTGAATGTTTGGAAACCAACCCCAATGCATGCATGCTTGTTGCCGAAGTGGATGAACAAATTATTGGTGTGATTGGCTTGCAATGTGTGCAAAGTCATGCCTATCCGGAACCTGCCGCACAGATTACTTCCCTGATTGTAGGTCAAGAACATCGTGGCGGTGGTATTGGCCGTCGTCTGATGGCTCGTGCCGAAGATTGGGGCAGACAGCAAGGTGGTAAACAGCTGTTTGTCACGGGTGCGAACCGTGAAGTGACTTCAACAACGTACTCTTTTTATGAGCACATTGGTTTTCAGAAGAGAGGCTATCGGTTCAGTAAAGTTCTTCTATAG
- a CDS encoding CAP domain-containing protein: MKKNWMKTVVTSSLTAVLAVGVMLPASASAADSTYKSVTTYKITSTDSLKAYLEQWLKQNGFTLSDGQIVEKPATQPEQTTKPAEPTTKPTQPTTKPEQPTTPAQPTQEEKPATTPTKDPSNTGNTGNNTSNNGSESTQSDFATQVVKLVNAERAKAGLSALTSDALLDKVAVAKVKDMSNNNYFDHQSPTYGSPFDMMKQFGVTYSYAGENIAQGQKTPQEVVTAWMNSAGHRANILSKNFTHIGVGYYNGYWAQEFIGK; the protein is encoded by the coding sequence TTGAAAAAGAACTGGATGAAAACTGTCGTAACGAGTAGTCTGACAGCCGTACTGGCCGTAGGTGTAATGCTTCCTGCTTCCGCGTCTGCTGCAGATTCAACATATAAAAGTGTTACTACTTACAAAATTACAAGTACAGACAGCCTGAAAGCATATCTTGAGCAATGGCTCAAACAAAATGGTTTTACTCTATCCGACGGTCAAATTGTAGAGAAACCTGCTACGCAGCCTGAGCAAACGACGAAACCTGCCGAGCCGACAACAAAACCGACTCAGCCAACAACTAAACCGGAGCAGCCGACGACACCAGCACAACCAACTCAAGAAGAAAAACCGGCAACGACACCGACTAAAGATCCTTCAAACACAGGTAATACTGGTAACAATACAAGTAATAATGGTAGCGAAAGCACACAATCCGACTTTGCTACGCAAGTTGTAAAGCTTGTGAACGCTGAGCGTGCCAAAGCAGGTCTGAGCGCACTGACTTCAGATGCTCTTCTGGACAAAGTAGCTGTTGCGAAAGTAAAAGATATGAGCAACAATAACTATTTTGATCACCAGTCACCTACGTATGGTTCTCCGTTTGATATGATGAAACAATTCGGAGTAACTTACAGCTATGCAGGTGAGAACATTGCCCAAGGTCAAAAGACACCTCAGGAAGTTGTTACTGCCTGGATGAATAGTGCAGGTCACCGTGCAAACATTCTGAGTAAAAACTTTACGCACATCGGTGTAGGTTACTACAACGGATACTGGGCTCAAGAGTTTATCGGTAAATAA
- a CDS encoding GDSL-type esterase/lipase family protein has product MSGDVMMKKKISLDSSPWIWRTVSTVSILATLLLLFGFGYAIKDVIFPEGDSALSTGQETTAPTNNIENETAVVEDGKIRMAVIGDSLARGTGDDEGLGFVRRAGNLLKDKGYDVQVLNNLGVNGLRTDALLEKLDEQGVRYVLQQSNFILLSIGANDLFQGGQVLQGEDPPTAEQLAAALPETSKRLQEILKKVKEINPNAQIAYIGLYNPFGDVKELEKPGNAVVAAWNDAALAILNNEDKMTLVPTFDLFENHLGSISLQIISIPMDKVMSRLQFELHRNSRRIHLQKGAENKWQSSSMIPSCLYSI; this is encoded by the coding sequence ATGAGCGGAGATGTGATGATGAAAAAGAAAATAAGCCTTGATTCTTCACCATGGATCTGGAGAACTGTCAGTACAGTATCCATATTGGCAACCCTGTTGTTGTTATTTGGATTTGGATACGCCATAAAAGACGTGATTTTCCCGGAGGGAGATTCCGCGTTATCGACAGGTCAGGAGACAACTGCACCAACCAATAATATCGAAAACGAAACAGCTGTCGTGGAAGATGGCAAGATTCGGATGGCCGTCATAGGAGACTCCCTGGCAAGAGGTACGGGGGATGATGAGGGACTCGGTTTTGTGAGACGTGCAGGCAACCTGCTCAAAGATAAAGGCTATGACGTTCAGGTTTTAAATAATCTGGGTGTAAACGGTTTGAGAACGGATGCTTTATTGGAAAAACTCGATGAACAAGGCGTGCGTTATGTCCTGCAGCAGTCCAATTTTATTTTACTCTCGATCGGTGCGAATGATTTGTTCCAGGGAGGGCAAGTTCTACAAGGGGAAGATCCGCCAACGGCAGAGCAATTGGCAGCGGCTTTACCGGAAACATCGAAACGCCTTCAAGAGATATTGAAGAAAGTAAAAGAAATCAATCCGAATGCACAGATTGCGTACATAGGGTTGTACAATCCATTTGGCGATGTGAAGGAATTGGAGAAGCCGGGTAACGCAGTTGTTGCTGCATGGAACGATGCTGCACTGGCGATTCTGAACAATGAAGACAAGATGACACTGGTTCCTACATTCGATTTGTTTGAAAATCATCTGGGGAGTATCTCTCTTCAGATCATTTCCATCCCAATGGACAAGGTTATGAGCAGATTGCAGTTCGAATTGCACAGGAATTCCAGGCGGATACACCTGCAGAAGGGAGCGGAAAATAAATGGCAGAGCAGCAGTATGATTCCGTCCTGTCTGTACAGCATCTGA
- a CDS encoding ABC transporter ATP-binding protein: protein MAEQQYDSVLSVQHLKKRIGRKWIIKDVTFDVKPGEIFGFLGPNGAGKTTTIRMLVDLIKPTEGKIKVCGYDVNRDPERALKYVGSIVENPEVYTYLTGWENLEHFARMQPGVDNERIQEVVDIVRLDQRIHDKVRTYSLGMRQRLGIAQALLGRPRLLILDEPTNGLDPKGIKELRVFIKQLASEGMAVFVSSHLLSEIQLLCDRVAIISAGRVLAVGGVSELIEDHSKLAIWHVSPLEQGKKMLLDAGIALVSRPADVMDDTIVAGLGPNAVVAEMHEDRIPDMVQQMVQAGIQVEGVQRIQPTLEQLFLKMTEGESIE from the coding sequence ATGGCAGAGCAGCAGTATGATTCCGTCCTGTCTGTACAGCATCTGAAGAAGCGGATCGGACGCAAATGGATCATCAAAGACGTTACATTTGACGTAAAACCTGGTGAAATCTTTGGATTTCTGGGTCCTAATGGTGCAGGAAAAACAACAACGATAAGGATGCTCGTGGATCTGATCAAACCGACAGAAGGGAAAATTAAAGTCTGTGGTTACGATGTGAATCGGGACCCGGAGCGTGCTTTGAAGTATGTAGGCTCCATTGTTGAAAATCCCGAGGTATACACATATCTGACCGGTTGGGAGAATTTGGAGCATTTTGCCCGCATGCAACCAGGTGTGGACAACGAGCGTATTCAGGAAGTCGTGGATATTGTGCGACTGGATCAGCGCATTCACGACAAAGTCAGAACATATTCATTGGGTATGCGTCAGCGGCTTGGTATTGCACAAGCACTTCTTGGGCGGCCTCGTCTGCTCATTCTGGATGAACCGACGAATGGTCTTGATCCAAAAGGTATCAAGGAACTTCGTGTCTTTATTAAACAACTTGCGAGTGAAGGTATGGCTGTGTTTGTCAGCAGTCACTTGTTAAGTGAGATCCAGCTTCTCTGTGACAGAGTAGCGATTATAAGTGCGGGGCGTGTGCTTGCCGTTGGAGGCGTAAGCGAATTGATTGAAGATCATTCCAAGTTGGCGATATGGCACGTTTCCCCACTGGAGCAAGGTAAAAAGATGTTACTGGATGCGGGCATTGCTCTGGTAAGTCGACCTGCGGATGTAATGGATGATACCATTGTTGCGGGCCTTGGTCCCAACGCTGTTGTTGCCGAGATGCATGAAGATCGAATTCCTGATATGGTACAACAGATGGTTCAAGCTGGCATTCAGGTTGAAGGGGTACAGCGAATTCAGCCTACGCTCGAACAACTATTCTTAAAAATGACAGAAGGTGAATCCATTGAGTAA
- a CDS encoding ABC transporter permease, protein MSNIMPLIRNETIKMVKKKRLYIIFIVLAILVPMFTYAQMKSAENNRDKFGGDWRLELQQAITDNQNSLGSDRVPEEYKKYRTVYIQQMQYYLENDINPKEPGGVTFTREFMNNAVGLFIPLLIMAIASDLVSGERTTGTIKMLLTRPVKRWKVLLSKLITLIMFVSIIVVSAYIICYGISGAVFGYKGFNMPIFTGFKVVGTDVDMSAVHAVDQWLYMLMQAGLIWFVSVIVAMLAFMVSVLVRSTAASIVIMMAALIAGTILTSMAASWQSAKYLFMVNLELPDYLSGGLPPIEGMNLGFSLIVLSVWGVASLIVSFLVFTKRDILN, encoded by the coding sequence TTGAGTAATATCATGCCGCTGATCCGGAATGAAACGATTAAGATGGTGAAGAAAAAACGGCTTTATATTATATTTATAGTACTTGCGATCCTGGTACCGATGTTTACGTATGCCCAGATGAAATCTGCGGAGAATAATCGCGACAAGTTTGGCGGCGATTGGCGGCTTGAACTGCAACAGGCTATCACAGACAATCAAAATTCGCTCGGTAGTGATCGGGTACCTGAAGAGTACAAGAAATATCGAACCGTGTATATCCAGCAGATGCAGTATTATCTCGAAAATGACATCAATCCCAAAGAACCGGGTGGTGTTACCTTTACACGGGAATTCATGAACAATGCAGTTGGATTATTTATTCCACTGTTAATCATGGCTATTGCTTCAGATCTGGTTTCAGGTGAACGTACGACAGGTACGATCAAAATGCTTTTAACGCGTCCGGTTAAACGCTGGAAAGTGCTTCTGAGCAAATTGATTACGCTGATTATGTTTGTTTCAATCATCGTGGTATCAGCCTATATTATATGTTATGGCATATCGGGTGCGGTCTTTGGCTACAAAGGCTTCAACATGCCAATCTTTACAGGATTCAAGGTTGTGGGAACAGATGTTGATATGTCGGCAGTTCATGCTGTAGACCAGTGGTTGTATATGCTTATGCAGGCAGGATTGATCTGGTTTGTCAGTGTAATTGTGGCCATGCTTGCATTTATGGTATCCGTGCTCGTACGAAGTACAGCTGCAAGTATCGTGATCATGATGGCTGCTCTGATTGCAGGTACAATCTTGACCAGTATGGCTGCATCCTGGCAGTCAGCGAAATATCTGTTCATGGTTAACCTCGAACTTCCTGATTATTTGTCGGGCGGATTGCCGCCAATTGAGGGGATGAATCTAGGATTTTCCCTTATTGTGCTTAGTGTTTGGGGCGTTGCTTCACTCATTGTGTCATTCCTTGTCTTTACGAAACGGGATATCTTGAATTAA
- the parE gene encoding DNA topoisomerase IV subunit B yields the protein MVEQIDMSAGSTGGGQGSSGYDADDIQVLEGLVAVRKRPGMYIGSTSTSGLHHLVWEIVDNAVDEHLAKFCSKIDITLHKDGSITVQDNGRGIPTGIHKTGIPTPQVVFTILHAGGKFGGSGYKKSGGLHGVGASVTNALSEWLEVEIFRDGKIHRQRFEYWKDKKGIEHVGEPVTGLEVLGNTNRTGTKVTFKPDIRVFQNGIQFNYDTLAERLQEIAFLNSGLKIVLKDERSGNQDEYMYEGGASQFVAFLNENKDVLHDVIHFYAEKDDIEVEVAIQYNAGYTETLASFVNSIPTRGGGTHETGFRAAYTRVMNDYARRTSMIKEKDKNLEGNDLREGMMAVISVKMSEVEFVGQTKDQLGSAAARSAVDSVVSENIQRFLEENPQVAQTLIRKAVQASRAREAARKARDDMRSGKKRSESSNLNGKLTPAQSKDFTRNELFIVEGDSAGGSAKQGRDSKIQAILPLKGKPLNPEKSKLADILKNEEYRAITAAIGAGIGTEFAVEDSNYSKIIIMTDADTDGAHIQVLLLTFFYRYMKPLIDAGKVYIAQPPLYKLTRKSGKLASVRYAWTDEELANYMKEFGNNVELQRYKGLGEMNPDQLWETTMNPETRAMLKVQIVDAAKAERRVSTLMGDKVDPRKRWIVENVDFTEYEE from the coding sequence ATGGTCGAGCAAATCGATATGTCGGCAGGTTCGACAGGCGGAGGACAGGGGTCTTCAGGCTACGACGCGGACGACATTCAAGTACTTGAAGGGTTGGTAGCGGTGCGGAAACGGCCGGGGATGTACATCGGCAGCACCAGCACTTCGGGTTTGCATCATTTGGTATGGGAAATTGTCGACAACGCTGTCGACGAGCATCTCGCCAAATTCTGCTCCAAAATCGATATCACGCTGCATAAGGACGGTTCTATTACGGTTCAGGATAACGGAAGGGGAATTCCGACAGGCATACATAAAACAGGGATTCCTACTCCCCAGGTCGTGTTTACGATTTTGCACGCAGGCGGAAAGTTCGGTGGATCAGGATACAAAAAATCAGGCGGTTTGCACGGTGTAGGTGCGTCAGTTACAAACGCATTATCCGAGTGGCTTGAAGTCGAGATTTTCCGTGATGGCAAGATACATCGTCAGCGATTCGAGTATTGGAAGGACAAAAAAGGGATTGAACATGTCGGTGAACCGGTGACCGGTCTCGAAGTGTTGGGCAATACCAATCGGACAGGTACAAAAGTTACATTCAAACCGGATATTCGGGTGTTCCAGAACGGTATTCAATTTAATTATGATACATTGGCAGAACGCCTTCAGGAGATTGCTTTTCTGAATTCAGGTCTGAAAATTGTGCTCAAGGACGAACGTTCCGGCAATCAGGATGAATACATGTATGAAGGCGGAGCAAGCCAGTTTGTGGCTTTTCTTAACGAAAATAAAGATGTGCTGCATGATGTTATTCACTTCTACGCGGAGAAGGATGACATTGAAGTCGAAGTGGCAATCCAGTATAACGCGGGTTATACGGAAACATTGGCTTCGTTCGTGAACTCCATCCCTACTCGGGGTGGCGGTACTCATGAGACCGGATTCAGGGCTGCCTATACCCGTGTAATGAATGATTACGCTCGGCGGACCAGCATGATTAAGGAAAAAGATAAAAACCTCGAAGGTAATGATCTGCGTGAAGGTATGATGGCCGTCATCAGTGTCAAAATGTCAGAGGTTGAGTTCGTGGGTCAGACGAAGGACCAGCTTGGGAGTGCAGCAGCACGGAGTGCTGTGGATTCGGTCGTGTCCGAGAATATTCAGCGGTTCCTGGAAGAAAACCCGCAGGTAGCGCAAACGTTAATTCGCAAAGCGGTTCAGGCCTCCAGAGCCAGAGAAGCGGCCCGCAAAGCACGTGATGATATGCGTTCAGGCAAGAAACGCAGCGAAAGTTCCAACCTGAACGGCAAGCTGACGCCGGCGCAATCCAAGGATTTTACCCGAAATGAATTATTTATTGTCGAAGGTGATTCTGCAGGTGGTTCTGCCAAACAGGGACGTGATTCGAAGATTCAGGCTATCTTGCCCCTTAAGGGAAAACCGCTTAATCCGGAAAAATCGAAGCTGGCGGACATTCTCAAAAATGAAGAATATCGTGCGATTACAGCGGCGATCGGGGCGGGCATCGGAACTGAATTTGCAGTTGAAGACAGCAATTATTCCAAAATTATCATTATGACCGATGCAGATACGGACGGCGCACATATTCAGGTGCTGTTGTTAACCTTCTTTTATCGGTATATGAAGCCTTTAATTGATGCAGGCAAAGTATATATTGCACAGCCGCCATTGTACAAACTTACGCGTAAGTCTGGTAAGCTCGCGAGCGTTCGATATGCATGGACGGATGAAGAACTGGCGAATTATATGAAGGAATTCGGTAATAATGTTGAGCTTCAACGTTACAAAGGTCTTGGTGAGATGAATCCGGATCAGCTGTGGGAGACAACAATGAATCCGGAGACTCGTGCAATGCTGAAGGTACAGATTGTTGATGCAGCAAAAGCAGAACGTCGTGTATCTACGCTCATGGGTGACAAGGTTGATCCGCGGAAACGCTGGATTGTAGAGAACGTCGACTTTACAGAGTACGAAGAATAG
- a CDS encoding MarR family transcriptional regulator, producing MTDTYEVFYIINSFRQVNQMLFRAFWNENKEIELTSIQFMVLSILRERPSIGINEVAELCHMGSSSMSAVVERLVKGEYIVRTRSDADRRSVKLQITDKGERAQQETHHLWMERVSPILDISKEDLEHLLRIHSQMIEKLQGREMNNT from the coding sequence ATGACTGATACGTATGAAGTATTCTATATTATCAATTCGTTCCGCCAAGTGAATCAAATGCTTTTTCGAGCATTTTGGAATGAAAACAAGGAGATCGAGCTGACTTCGATTCAGTTTATGGTGTTATCCATCCTGAGGGAGCGCCCTTCCATTGGCATCAACGAAGTGGCTGAACTATGCCATATGGGGAGCAGTTCTATGAGCGCTGTCGTGGAGCGACTCGTCAAAGGCGAGTATATCGTTCGGACACGTTCGGATGCGGACCGCCGATCCGTTAAGCTGCAGATTACGGATAAAGGGGAACGGGCCCAACAGGAAACGCACCATCTGTGGATGGAAAGAGTGTCACCCATTCTGGATATATCGAAGGAAGACCTTGAGCACCTACTTAGAATTCATAGTCAAATGATTGAAAAGTTACAAGGAAGAGAGATGAACAACACATGA
- a CDS encoding DHA2 family efflux MFS transporter permease subunit: MSTTTATAPSSAMDNIKKGPIVAALLIGAFVAFLNQTLMNVALPKIMEDLAINANKAQWLTTGYMLVNGVLIPVTAYLIAKFSTRQIFITAMTLFTIGTLVCGLSPTFTILMVGRVIQAAGAGILMPLMTVVFLTIFPIEKRGQAMGTMGIAMILAPAIGPTLSGYVVEHYSWRLLFYIILPFSVIATAIGIAFVKNVTRQSRPKLDYPGVILSTLGFGSLLYGFSDAGTDGWGSAVVIGCLVVGAISLILFVIRQLTTDHPLLEFRIFKYNMYTLTTIINMLVTMAMFAGMILLPIFLQNIRGFSPIESGLLMMPGAILMGIMSPITGRIFDKVGARWLSVAGLAITAITTWGLSRLAIDTTYGYMMFIYTARMFGMSMLMMPIQTAGLNQLPQRLNAHGTAMSNTLRTVAGAIGTAILVTIMSSKLKTHLAETLATGQVNPDDKTAMLAATADATIYGVNYAFMVATGMTIVALIMAFFIRKTKPAVEPVTVEQEKATATA, translated from the coding sequence ATGAGTACGACTACTGCTACAGCTCCATCCTCCGCGATGGACAACATCAAGAAAGGCCCGATTGTAGCGGCATTGTTAATTGGTGCCTTTGTGGCATTCCTGAACCAAACCCTGATGAACGTAGCTCTTCCTAAAATCATGGAAGACCTCGCTATCAATGCAAACAAAGCCCAATGGTTAACCACGGGTTACATGCTCGTCAACGGTGTACTGATTCCGGTTACGGCATATCTGATTGCCAAATTCTCAACACGTCAAATTTTTATTACAGCCATGACTCTATTTACCATAGGGACGTTAGTCTGTGGTCTTAGTCCAACCTTTACCATTCTGATGGTAGGTCGTGTCATTCAGGCTGCTGGTGCAGGGATCCTGATGCCTCTGATGACCGTTGTATTCCTGACCATCTTCCCGATTGAGAAACGCGGTCAGGCCATGGGAACCATGGGGATTGCAATGATTCTGGCTCCTGCGATTGGTCCGACACTTTCAGGTTATGTGGTTGAGCATTATTCCTGGAGATTATTGTTCTACATCATCTTGCCATTCTCTGTTATTGCTACTGCAATTGGTATTGCTTTTGTCAAAAACGTAACACGCCAGTCCAGACCTAAACTGGATTATCCAGGCGTTATTTTATCCACACTTGGATTTGGTAGTTTGCTCTACGGATTCAGTGATGCGGGTACTGATGGATGGGGAAGTGCAGTTGTCATTGGATGCCTCGTTGTAGGTGCGATATCCCTGATTCTGTTCGTTATACGTCAACTGACAACAGATCATCCGCTCCTTGAGTTCCGTATTTTCAAGTACAATATGTATACATTAACAACAATTATCAATATGCTCGTGACCATGGCGATGTTTGCAGGTATGATTCTGCTTCCTATTTTCCTGCAGAACATTCGTGGTTTCTCACCGATTGAATCAGGACTTCTGATGATGCCTGGTGCGATTCTGATGGGGATCATGTCTCCGATTACAGGTCGCATATTTGATAAGGTGGGTGCACGCTGGCTATCGGTTGCAGGTCTTGCCATCACGGCGATTACAACTTGGGGACTGAGCCGTCTGGCAATCGATACGACTTACGGGTATATGATGTTTATCTACACGGCTCGTATGTTCGGTATGTCCATGCTGATGATGCCGATCCAGACAGCAGGTCTGAATCAACTGCCACAACGTCTGAATGCGCATGGTACAGCGATGTCCAACACATTGCGTACGGTTGCTGGTGCAATCGGTACAGCGATCCTCGTTACCATTATGAGCAGCAAGCTCAAAACACATCTTGCAGAGACATTGGCTACAGGTCAAGTTAATCCGGATGATAAGACTGCGATGTTGGCAGCTACAGCAGATGCAACGATTTACGGTGTTAACTATGCATTCATGGTGGCTACCGGAATGACCATTGTTGCTTTAATTATGGCGTTCTTTATTCGTAAAACAAAACCAGCTGTTGAACCTGTTACGGTAGAACAGGAAAAAGCGACGGCTACAGCGTAA
- a CDS encoding MGMT family protein, which yields MTPFTKQVIAIIAAIPEGKVMTYGQIAAHAGSPRAARQVVRILHSMSRKERLPWHRVVNAKGEISIPDKHSRMMQETELISEGVEFQLNGTINLKRFGHEPDPIFLIDPTIQPE from the coding sequence ATGACCCCATTTACCAAACAAGTTATTGCGATCATCGCGGCGATTCCCGAAGGAAAAGTGATGACTTACGGTCAGATTGCAGCTCACGCTGGAAGTCCCAGAGCCGCGAGACAAGTCGTACGTATCCTGCACTCCATGAGCCGCAAGGAACGTCTGCCCTGGCACCGTGTCGTTAATGCCAAGGGTGAAATCTCCATACCGGACAAACACTCACGCATGATGCAGGAAACAGAACTGATTAGCGAAGGTGTTGAGTTTCAATTAAACGGAACCATTAATCTCAAAAGATTCGGACATGAGCCCGATCCAATATTTCTTATTGATCCAACGATCCAGCCCGAATAA
- a CDS encoding RNA pseudouridine synthase: MSEHRHDHDAIPILFEDNHLLGITKPVNVPTQEDASGDPDLLTLLKQDLKDRYNKPGNVYLGLVHRLDRPVGGAMIFAKTSKAASRLSETVRGRHFRKIYAAVVHGKLPAQQGTLKHTLLKDARTNTVTVVPKGTAGGKDAVLDYRVIGETDRYSLVHIELHTGRSHQIRVQMKEIGCPLYGDQKYGASVNKPGQQIALWSVIAAFPHPVTKEEVILQSLPAREFPWAEWPASVYQKAFEQPL, encoded by the coding sequence ATGTCAGAACATCGGCATGATCACGACGCAATTCCGATTCTGTTTGAAGATAACCATCTGTTAGGTATTACGAAGCCGGTCAATGTACCTACCCAGGAAGATGCATCAGGTGATCCGGATTTGCTTACATTGCTGAAACAAGATCTGAAAGATCGATATAACAAACCTGGCAATGTCTATCTCGGGCTAGTACATCGACTTGATCGTCCTGTTGGCGGGGCAATGATCTTTGCCAAGACATCCAAAGCCGCTTCGAGATTGTCCGAGACGGTGCGGGGCCGCCATTTCCGTAAAATATATGCGGCTGTTGTACATGGCAAGTTGCCTGCACAGCAGGGAACATTAAAGCATACGCTCCTGAAAGATGCACGCACAAATACCGTCACTGTAGTACCCAAGGGTACGGCTGGCGGTAAGGATGCCGTTCTGGATTACCGTGTTATTGGGGAGACAGACCGTTACAGCCTCGTGCATATCGAACTGCACACGGGCAGATCTCATCAGATTCGTGTGCAAATGAAAGAAATCGGCTGCCCTCTATACGGGGATCAGAAGTACGGCGCAAGTGTAAATAAACCCGGGCAACAGATCGCTCTCTGGTCAGTGATTGCCGCTTTCCCCCATCCGGTTACCAAGGAAGAAGTTATTCTGCAATCTTTGCCTGCAAGAGAATTTCCCTGGGCAGAATGGCCCGCTTCTGTGTACCAAAAAGCTTTTGAACAACCTCTATAA
- a CDS encoding class I SAM-dependent methyltransferase, with protein MYVAKNWKDYEVIDTGGGEKLERWGDVILRRPDPQIIWPLEQETNEWRQVHGHYHRSSSGGGSWDMKKPIPERWTIGYENLKFHIKPTSFKHTGLFPEQAANWSWMMDKISNAGRPISVLNLFAYTGGATVAAAYAGASVVHVDAAKGMVQWAKENVQLSGLADHPVRFITDDVFKFVQREQRRGNRYDAIIMDPPSYGRGPNGETWKLEENLYPFLKSCMTILSDNPLFMLVNSYTTGISSTVLRNMLTMTMSAQYGGDITAGEIGLPITRSGLDLPCGILGRWES; from the coding sequence ATGTACGTAGCTAAGAATTGGAAAGATTATGAAGTAATTGATACAGGAGGCGGCGAGAAGCTGGAGCGTTGGGGAGATGTGATTTTGCGCAGACCCGATCCACAGATTATTTGGCCTCTTGAGCAAGAAACCAATGAGTGGCGTCAGGTGCATGGTCACTATCATCGCAGTTCTTCCGGTGGCGGTAGCTGGGATATGAAAAAGCCCATCCCCGAGCGTTGGACGATCGGATACGAAAACCTGAAATTCCACATTAAACCTACCAGCTTTAAGCACACTGGCCTGTTCCCTGAACAAGCCGCCAACTGGAGCTGGATGATGGATAAAATCTCCAATGCAGGACGTCCCATTTCTGTCTTGAACCTGTTTGCCTATACAGGCGGAGCAACGGTAGCCGCAGCTTACGCAGGAGCTTCTGTCGTGCATGTGGATGCAGCTAAAGGCATGGTTCAATGGGCCAAGGAAAATGTTCAACTATCCGGACTGGCAGATCATCCTGTTCGTTTTATTACAGATGATGTATTCAAATTCGTACAACGGGAGCAACGGCGCGGAAATCGTTACGACGCCATTATCATGGACCCTCCTTCTTATGGCCGCGGTCCCAATGGAGAGACATGGAAACTGGAAGAAAACCTTTATCCTTTCTTGAAGTCATGTATGACAATCTTGTCGGATAATCCATTATTCATGCTGGTTAACTCTTACACCACGGGCATCTCCTCAACAGTTCTGCGCAATATGCTGACCATGACGATGTCTGCTCAGTACGGCGGTGACATTACCGCTGGTGAAATCGGTCTGCCGATCACACGCAGTGGTCTTGATCTGCCTTGTGGTATTCTGGGCCGTTGGGAGTCCTAA